From the Bacteroidota bacterium genome, one window contains:
- a CDS encoding RagB/SusD family nutrient uptake outer membrane protein, with translation MKKNIVLITVIVMALLLGGFTSCSDFLEMPPQTSFNIDSVFSKYQNAEKLVFDLYQYEGKALATAHNGKLNNSSVADITDEAICFTAQNGYTANRVYAGSVTSSWFTVNGQSGEDIYDNHWKTIRKAFILNANIDRVPDATTEVKERIKGECLTMIALEYFEMFIRYGGVPIVRKSLNEGSEYAIVRSPLDSVYNYIIKLCDQAIANPYFPAKVPDEKEFGRLTKAFAYGLKAKTMLYAASPLFNSDRPYMDFGANNKLICFMGYDKNRWQQAADAAKEAIKYCESNGYGLVTSFGINKNYKVACEDRPKFGNTEVIFGTYQGINIDKLYWTGRGTNVGGYSPTEPTQNQVEKYQNTDGSNVDWSKTITTPPNDPTYPYKNLDPRFQQSIAYNGCLWITTPPTYNLEIYDGVDASVTNGRNGPTMAKTQFAYFPRKFLNGYELPSAPWTPLSIYMRLAELYLIEAEALNEVNGPTEEAFLLLDAIRNRSGMPNVPRSLNQAELRKFIENERSVELFLENHRYFDVKRLKIGEVFMGPIYDVRVIKQKNGSYTYTKYKYQDRAWFNHWYLEPFPYSEVNKGYGLIQNPGW, from the coding sequence ATGAAAAAAAATATAGTTTTAATAACTGTAATTGTGATGGCTCTTTTGTTAGGAGGCTTCACATCATGCAGCGACTTTCTGGAGATGCCTCCACAGACATCATTCAATATAGATTCGGTTTTTTCGAAATACCAGAATGCTGAAAAGTTGGTTTTCGATCTTTACCAATACGAAGGCAAAGCGCTGGCCACGGCACACAATGGCAAACTTAATAACTCTTCGGTTGCTGATATTACCGATGAAGCGATCTGTTTTACCGCACAAAATGGTTATACAGCAAACCGGGTATATGCCGGAAGTGTGACTTCGTCATGGTTCACAGTTAATGGCCAAAGTGGTGAAGATATCTATGACAACCATTGGAAAACCATTCGTAAAGCGTTCATCCTGAATGCAAATATTGATCGTGTTCCTGATGCCACCACAGAGGTTAAGGAACGAATTAAAGGTGAATGTCTTACAATGATAGCCTTGGAGTATTTTGAAATGTTTATCCGTTACGGAGGCGTACCTATTGTAAGGAAATCTTTAAACGAAGGCAGCGAATATGCGATTGTTCGTTCTCCATTGGATTCAGTATATAACTACATCATTAAACTATGCGATCAGGCCATTGCCAATCCCTATTTCCCTGCAAAGGTTCCTGACGAAAAGGAGTTTGGACGTTTAACCAAAGCCTTTGCATATGGATTAAAGGCAAAAACCATGCTTTATGCTGCCAGTCCGCTTTTTAACAGCGATCGTCCATACATGGACTTTGGCGCAAATAACAAACTGATTTGCTTCATGGGGTATGATAAAAATAGGTGGCAGCAAGCTGCAGATGCAGCAAAGGAAGCAATAAAATACTGTGAATCAAATGGATATGGCCTTGTTACCAGCTTTGGAATCAATAAAAATTATAAAGTTGCCTGCGAAGACCGTCCGAAGTTTGGCAATACGGAAGTGATATTTGGCACTTACCAGGGCATCAATATTGATAAGCTTTACTGGACAGGACGCGGCACCAATGTGGGTGGATATTCGCCAACCGAACCAACACAGAATCAGGTTGAAAAATATCAGAACACCGACGGATCCAATGTTGATTGGAGCAAAACGATCACAACTCCACCGAACGATCCAACTTACCCCTATAAGAATCTTGATCCCCGTTTTCAACAGTCAATTGCATACAACGGATGTTTATGGATTACCACACCCCCGACATATAATCTTGAAATTTATGATGGTGTTGATGCCAGTGTGACTAACGGACGCAATGGCCCGACTATGGCAAAAACCCAGTTTGCCTATTTCCCACGTAAATTCCTGAATGGATATGAACTTCCAAGTGCTCCCTGGACACCGTTAAGCATCTACATGCGACTGGCTGAATTGTATCTTATTGAGGCAGAAGCATTGAACGAAGTTAACGGCCCAACGGAAGAAGCTTTTCTTCTTTTGGATGCCATCAGGAATCGTTCAGGTATGCCTAATGTGCCTCGATCACTTAATCAGGCAGAACTGCGCAAATTTATTGAAAATGAACGAAGTGTGGAGTTATTCCTTGAAAACCACCGTTACTTTGATGTAAAACGTCTGAAAATTGGAGAAGTATTTATGGGTCCAATTTATGATGTGCGGGTGATCAAACAAAAGAATGGTTCTTATACCTACACCAAATACAAATACCAAGACAGGGCTTGGTTCAATCATTGGTATCTGGAGCCATTCCCTTATAGCGAGGTGAACAAAGGTTACGGGCTGATTCAAAATCCTGGATGGTAA